The following nucleotide sequence is from Bradyrhizobium roseum.
GTGAAATTAAAACCCGTTCCGACCTGGCCAACTGGCGCATAGGGGTCGATCAGCGTTTCGAATTCCGGGCGCAGCGTGACATGCGTCATCGGTCCGTCCTTTGCTTGGGCTTCAGGCAGGGAACCAGTTGCGCTGGGGCAGGCTTTGCACCACCGGCCCCGGCACCTGATCGTGCAGCCGGCCGACCACGTTGCCGCCCTCGATCTTCGCGGGCCGGTCGTGCACCGGCAGCAGATAGCGCGAGCTGCTGAGCAGCTTCTTGATCGCGGCTTTCTCCGCGCGCTTGCTGGTGCCGTGATTGCCCGTGGTGCGCGGCTCGCCGTCGTTGATCTCGTTGAAGGGGGTCACGATCTGGTCGTTGAAATCATAGATTACGTCGCCGCAGATGGTGGCGATGCCGTCGGCGGTGTGAACGTGGATGTTCATCGAGCCCTCGGTGTGGGCGTTGGCGGCGTCGCAATAGACGCCGGGCATCAGTTCGACTGGGCCGGTGATTTCGAGATCGAGAAACCGCAATGCGCTCTTGGTGTGCAGGCGGTCGATCAAATGCTTGATGTCGGGCGCCGGATATTGCGGATGCATCAGGCCGGAGACGGAATACTCCAATTCCTTGCGGTTGAGCACCACCGTCGTGTTCATCGGAAACAGATCATCCTTACCGGCGTGGTCGATGTGCAGATGGGTGTGGCAGACATAGCGGACGTCGCCCATCCGCACGCCGTGGCGCGCCAGCTGGTTCTCGATCATGTTTTCGTGGAACTGCAGCCCGCGCATGCCCAGCGTTTCCATGATCTGATTGGAGCGGTAGCCGGTATCGACCACGACCGGCCAGGGACCGCCGGTGATCAGAAAGCCCAGCGTCAGGACGCGGCGGGTCCGGCCGCAATCGCGCCCCAGCACCAGAAAACTCGATTCCAGTTCGATATCCCCATAGTCCAAAATCTTGATTTCAAGCGGCATGTGACTCTCCCCGTATTCTCAGGTTTGCAGCCGGTAAACGCGCGCGGCGGTCCTGCTCA
It contains:
- a CDS encoding MBL fold metallo-hydrolase, with the protein product MPLEIKILDYGDIELESSFLVLGRDCGRTRRVLTLGFLITGGPWPVVVDTGYRSNQIMETLGMRGLQFHENMIENQLARHGVRMGDVRYVCHTHLHIDHAGKDDLFPMNTTVVLNRKELEYSVSGLMHPQYPAPDIKHLIDRLHTKSALRFLDLEITGPVELMPGVYCDAANAHTEGSMNIHVHTADGIATICGDVIYDFNDQIVTPFNEINDGEPRTTGNHGTSKRAEKAAIKKLLSSSRYLLPVHDRPAKIEGGNVVGRLHDQVPGPVVQSLPQRNWFPA